From one Lactiplantibacillus paraplantarum genomic stretch:
- a CDS encoding dihydrofolate reductase, translated as MIALIWAEDQNGLIGKQGQLPWHLPADMRRFKTLTTGHHVVMGRKTFMGFKRPLPRRTNWVLSQQSDLVLPSDVHRLSNVAEIQTLAAVHPNEPIFFIGGAVVFEAVLPVADYLYRTRINASFEGDTWMPAVDYTQWQLVHQQIGTVDEKNQYPYEFDDFRRR; from the coding sequence ATGATAGCTTTGATATGGGCGGAAGATCAGAATGGCTTGATTGGCAAACAGGGCCAGCTGCCTTGGCACTTGCCAGCCGATATGCGGCGGTTTAAGACGTTAACGACTGGTCATCATGTCGTGATGGGCCGTAAGACTTTTATGGGCTTTAAGCGGCCGCTCCCACGGCGAACGAACTGGGTGCTTTCGCAGCAGTCGGACTTAGTGTTACCGTCAGATGTGCACCGGTTAAGCAATGTTGCTGAGATTCAAACACTAGCCGCAGTACATCCGAATGAACCAATTTTTTTCATTGGTGGGGCCGTGGTCTTTGAGGCTGTCTTACCGGTGGCCGATTATTTATATCGGACTCGCATCAATGCAAGCTTTGAAGGGGATACCTGGATGCCGGCCGTGGATTACACGCAGTGGCAACTCGTGCACCAACAAATCGGGACGGTTGATGAGAAAAATCAGTATCCGTACGAATTTGATGATTTCCGTCGCCGTTAA
- a CDS encoding S41 family peptidase, producing MSEEPKQTNPHLKKEQRPKRRVGLWTYIISIVVALGIGVGGTYWLIGRQVNAQLSSMQQTSKAMKKIESVYETINENYYKPVNANKLANGAINGMVNSLGDKFSEYMDKSETESLNDTIDSSFSGIGAQVQKSGNYVQIISPIAGTPAKKAGLKPKDIIKTVNGKSVAGKTLTQTVNMMRGKVGTTVKLTIERSGQTFSVSLKRAKIPVTTVDYKLVGGDKKIGYITVSTFSTNTAKEFKTALKALDKKGAKKLVIDMRGNPGGLMTAALKMASIFLKNGKTIMQVQARDGSTEKYTASKKYDGGFKETKTTTVLIDGGSASAAEIFSAALHQSAGVKLVGSQSYGKGTVQTVTTFNDKTEMKITVAKWLTPNGTWINKKGLTPDVKADEPSYASLTVISKVSDLQADKVNSNVKTFQKYLQALGYFKGTVNGYFGDSTTSAVKQYQKHAKLTVNGKVDKQTLAKIETELANKISDNDRAYDAAMKLIEKTN from the coding sequence ATGTCAGAGGAACCCAAACAAACCAATCCACACTTGAAAAAGGAACAGCGGCCCAAGCGCCGGGTTGGATTATGGACGTATATTATTTCAATCGTGGTGGCACTAGGCATTGGGGTTGGCGGGACGTACTGGCTGATTGGCCGGCAAGTGAACGCCCAACTCAGCAGTATGCAACAGACTAGTAAAGCGATGAAAAAGATCGAATCAGTTTATGAAACGATCAATGAGAATTACTACAAACCGGTCAATGCGAATAAGTTGGCCAACGGTGCCATTAACGGCATGGTCAATTCGTTAGGTGATAAATTTTCCGAGTACATGGACAAGAGTGAGACGGAAAGTCTGAATGACACGATCGACAGTTCATTTTCTGGAATTGGTGCTCAGGTTCAAAAGTCTGGCAATTATGTTCAAATAATTTCACCAATTGCTGGTACGCCAGCTAAGAAAGCTGGTTTGAAACCGAAGGATATCATTAAGACGGTCAATGGTAAGTCAGTGGCCGGTAAGACCTTGACACAGACGGTTAACATGATGCGTGGTAAGGTCGGTACGACGGTCAAGTTGACGATCGAACGCAGTGGTCAAACCTTTAGCGTTAGTTTGAAGCGCGCGAAGATTCCAGTGACGACCGTTGATTACAAATTGGTCGGTGGCGATAAGAAGATTGGTTATATTACGGTATCGACTTTTTCAACGAATACCGCTAAGGAGTTTAAGACGGCGTTGAAGGCACTCGATAAGAAGGGCGCCAAGAAGTTAGTCATCGATATGCGTGGCAACCCTGGTGGCCTGATGACAGCTGCTTTAAAGATGGCCTCGATCTTCTTGAAGAACGGTAAAACGATCATGCAGGTCCAAGCACGCGATGGTTCGACCGAAAAGTACACCGCATCCAAGAAGTATGATGGTGGCTTTAAAGAAACGAAGACAACGACCGTCTTAATTGATGGTGGGAGTGCTTCGGCAGCTGAAATCTTCTCCGCAGCCTTGCATCAATCGGCAGGTGTTAAACTGGTCGGGTCACAGTCATATGGTAAGGGGACCGTTCAAACGGTGACGACTTTTAATGATAAGACTGAGATGAAGATCACGGTCGCAAAGTGGCTGACACCAAATGGCACTTGGATCAACAAGAAGGGCTTAACACCTGATGTTAAAGCTGATGAACCGAGTTATGCAAGCTTGACGGTTATTAGCAAGGTCAGTGACTTACAAGCTGACAAGGTCAATAGCAATGTCAAGACGTTCCAGAAGTATTTGCAAGCCTTAGGCTACTTTAAAGGAACCGTTAATGGCTACTTTGGTGATTCAACCACCAGTGCGGTCAAGCAGTATCAAAAGCATGCCAAGTTAACGGTCAATGGCAAGGTTGATAAACAGACGTTGGCCAAGATCGAGACTGAATTAGCTAACAAGATCAGTGATAATGACCGGGCTTACGATGCGGCAATGAAATTGATTGAAAAGACGAATTAA
- a CDS encoding YozE family protein, whose translation MHKTFYTFLMTQRNPDSTDAIAEFANNAFLDQSFPKQSKDFHELSQYLELNASYLPTMTVFDDAWQAYLASEA comes from the coding sequence ATGCACAAAACATTTTACACATTTTTGATGACGCAGCGGAACCCAGACAGTACTGATGCCATCGCCGAATTTGCGAATAACGCGTTTTTGGATCAATCATTTCCAAAACAAAGTAAGGATTTTCATGAGCTTTCACAATATTTAGAGTTGAATGCTAGCTATCTTCCAACGATGACGGTTTTTGATGACGCGTGGCAGGCCTATTTGGCGAGTGAAGCTTAA
- a CDS encoding DegV family protein, whose product MTKIKIVTDSSANLTDAEVKKYDITVIPLTVMIDGTIYVEDETITREEFIDKMATAKSLPKTSQPALGTFIETFDKLGADGASVICINMLEAISGTVHTAEQAASITKTDVTVIDARTTDRAMAFQVLNAAKLAQSGADKQTVIDQIHATQAHTKLFMGVMTLNNLVAGGRVSRLTGAISTLLNVKIALEVDDGALDVKMKGRGVKAINKFFDKVLEDIIATPNVAEVAISHVGATERVEEYRARLQAALPSLKVSVQPTVPIIATHGGPGAFAVEYHTQALA is encoded by the coding sequence ATGACGAAAATCAAGATTGTGACCGATTCTTCGGCAAATTTAACGGATGCCGAGGTAAAAAAATACGATATTACCGTGATTCCGTTGACTGTCATGATCGATGGCACCATTTACGTGGAAGATGAGACGATTACGCGTGAAGAGTTTATTGACAAGATGGCAACGGCTAAATCTTTACCAAAGACGAGCCAACCAGCGCTAGGGACGTTCATTGAGACGTTTGATAAGTTAGGTGCGGATGGTGCGAGTGTGATTTGTATCAACATGCTCGAAGCGATTTCTGGGACGGTGCATACGGCGGAACAAGCGGCTTCGATTACGAAGACCGATGTTACCGTTATTGATGCGCGGACAACCGACCGGGCGATGGCTTTTCAGGTCTTGAACGCTGCTAAATTAGCTCAAAGTGGCGCTGATAAGCAAACTGTGATTGACCAGATCCATGCGACTCAGGCCCATACGAAGTTATTCATGGGCGTCATGACCTTGAATAACCTCGTTGCTGGTGGTCGTGTTAGTCGGTTAACCGGGGCTATCAGTACGTTATTAAACGTTAAGATTGCCTTGGAAGTTGATGATGGCGCTTTAGATGTGAAGATGAAGGGCCGTGGCGTTAAAGCCATCAATAAGTTCTTCGATAAGGTTCTTGAAGATATTATTGCCACGCCGAACGTGGCGGAAGTTGCAATCTCACACGTTGGTGCCACGGAGCGCGTGGAAGAATATCGGGCGCGTCTACAAGCGGCACTCCCAAGTTTGAAAGTTAGCGTTCAACCAACGGTGCCAATTATTGCAACGCATGGTGGCCCAGGGGCGTTTGCCGTGGAATACCATACGCAGGCGCTAGCGTAA
- a CDS encoding YpmS family protein — protein sequence MREAQRTKQAPTPKQPKTGGPVNIWKWVAVALIALIVGTGAYMGTQVLRSPSESTSLTAASNTDAASVPITMNRQQLNALASYYLNDLQKGQDMKYRFVVRSTGAYLLGTTKVLGQDVSFVITMQPSVIDNGNISLKATNLSVGTMSLPISFVINYINNNYKTPKWVKLNAKKKTIDLYLNKLVGKHDVRYSVDKLDLKNDQFKFEMHIPKTSD from the coding sequence ATGCGGGAAGCACAACGAACTAAGCAAGCACCAACACCTAAACAGCCGAAGACGGGCGGACCAGTCAATATTTGGAAATGGGTCGCCGTGGCTTTAATTGCGTTGATCGTGGGAACGGGTGCCTATATGGGGACGCAGGTCTTACGCTCGCCAAGTGAAAGTACGAGTCTAACGGCTGCCAGTAATACGGATGCCGCTAGTGTTCCAATTACAATGAATCGGCAACAACTGAACGCGCTCGCTAGTTATTATTTGAATGACTTGCAAAAGGGTCAGGATATGAAGTACCGGTTCGTCGTCCGTTCGACCGGAGCTTATTTGCTAGGAACGACGAAGGTGCTTGGTCAGGATGTGTCCTTTGTGATCACAATGCAGCCAAGTGTTATCGATAACGGTAATATTTCGCTCAAGGCGACTAATTTATCAGTGGGAACGATGTCCTTACCAATCAGTTTTGTAATTAATTATATTAATAATAATTATAAGACACCTAAGTGGGTCAAGTTGAACGCTAAGAAGAAGACAATCGACTTGTACTTGAATAAACTGGTCGGCAAACACGATGTTCGCTATAGCGTTGACAAGCTTGACTTGAAAAACGATCAATTTAAGTTTGAAATGCACATTCCAAAGACGAGTGACTAA
- a CDS encoding SGNH/GDSL hydrolase family protein, translated as MSKVKETIKVILVVAVLAAAVFFGVNYLLHPQNESATTKPTTTKKASSSKTQHKAKINLVAVGDSLTEGVGDEAEGGYVGQIKKTLATKQKLKVTTTNAGKSGDRSDQILARINKSTALQQKIAKADVITVTVGGNDLLQTLEGSLTSNNTAKNNATVAKAQTLYANKLTKLFNKLQSLNSSASVFVFSIYNPIYVNFPNVTSITHYISQWNDQTQTTVSQYKHTYFMDINWTMSHGQYQTAAQIRKLKQAASATTLTSLTSSKAITGALKTENKTNDLISTADNFHPNKRGYRVFTTKLYQAMMAHDAWLIKK; from the coding sequence ATGTCCAAAGTTAAAGAAACAATCAAGGTCATTTTAGTGGTTGCGGTATTAGCGGCCGCGGTGTTTTTCGGGGTCAACTACTTGCTACATCCGCAAAATGAGTCGGCAACGACTAAACCAACCACGACTAAAAAGGCAAGTTCTAGCAAGACACAGCATAAAGCTAAAATTAATTTAGTAGCTGTGGGTGACTCCTTAACAGAAGGGGTCGGCGATGAGGCCGAGGGTGGCTATGTCGGTCAAATCAAAAAGACGTTGGCGACGAAGCAAAAGCTCAAGGTAACCACCACGAATGCCGGTAAGTCCGGTGATCGGAGTGACCAGATTTTAGCACGTATTAATAAGTCGACAGCGTTACAACAAAAAATTGCCAAGGCGGATGTGATTACCGTGACGGTGGGTGGTAATGATCTGCTGCAAACGCTGGAAGGGTCACTAACTTCTAACAATACGGCGAAAAACAACGCCACGGTCGCCAAAGCACAGACGTTATATGCCAATAAATTGACTAAATTATTTAATAAATTACAAAGTTTGAACAGTTCCGCGTCGGTGTTTGTCTTTAGCATCTATAATCCAATTTATGTGAACTTTCCAAATGTGACGTCGATCACGCATTACATTAGCCAGTGGAATGATCAGACGCAGACGACGGTTAGTCAATATAAGCACACGTACTTTATGGATATCAATTGGACCATGTCACACGGCCAGTACCAGACGGCGGCACAGATTCGCAAGTTGAAGCAAGCGGCTAGTGCAACGACTTTAACGAGTCTGACAAGTTCTAAGGCAATCACGGGGGCTTTGAAGACTGAAAATAAGACGAATGATTTAATCTCGACGGCCGATAATTTCCATCCCAATAAACGGGGTTACCGTGTGTTTACGACCAAGTTGTATCAGGCCATGATGGCTCATGATGCTTGGTTGATTAAGAAGTAA